Proteins encoded by one window of Thermococcus sp. Bubb.Bath:
- a CDS encoding NTPase has translation MVTRIFVTGPAGVGKTTLVERVAREADRWGYIVGGIITQEVRRGGRRVGFKITALDTGEEGTLASIRGTSYLPGVPFGKYVVHVDEIERIAVPAIRRALVEADLIVIDEIGPMEYESDEFAKAVGEVLKSEKPLLAVVHRKFVDRFRPLGEVHTLSFENRNAEFGIILDKAMKELKGLRG, from the coding sequence ATGGTGACGAGAATATTCGTAACGGGGCCGGCCGGAGTCGGTAAGACTACGCTCGTCGAGAGAGTCGCGAGGGAAGCTGACCGCTGGGGATATATCGTCGGCGGGATAATAACCCAGGAAGTGCGCAGGGGAGGTAGACGTGTGGGGTTCAAGATAACTGCCCTCGACACTGGGGAAGAGGGAACCCTCGCCAGCATAAGGGGCACTTCATATCTGCCGGGCGTTCCATTTGGAAAGTACGTCGTCCACGTCGATGAGATTGAAAGGATCGCCGTTCCGGCGATAAGGAGGGCGCTCGTTGAGGCCGACTTAATAGTTATCGACGAAATCGGCCCGATGGAATACGAGAGTGACGAGTTTGCCAAAGCCGTCGGGGAAGTTCTGAAGTCAGAGAAGCCCCTCCTCGCGGTCGTCCACAGGAAGTTCGTCGACAGGTTCAGGCCGCTCGGAGAAGTCCATACGCTGAGCTTTGAGAACAGGAACGCGGAGTTCGGGATAATCCTGGACAAGGCAATGAAAGAGCTGAAGGGTCTCAGAGGTTGA
- a CDS encoding cyclic nucleotide-binding/CBS domain-containing protein: protein MAEITVGQIVKRKAVLVRPEDTVHRAARILARNKVGSAVVVDKNKEVVGIITDRDILDKVVARGKDPKKVLVNDVMTENPITIEDDYTIQDAIDRMMDKGIRRLLVTRLGKPIGFVTAADLLSALNNMNSEEEEETEEETEVYGICEICGQYGPLYKVYIEGQEKWVCESCKDSLNL, encoded by the coding sequence ATGGCAGAGATCACCGTGGGCCAGATAGTCAAGAGAAAGGCAGTACTCGTAAGGCCGGAGGATACCGTTCACAGGGCGGCCAGAATCCTAGCCCGCAATAAGGTAGGGAGTGCCGTCGTGGTGGACAAGAATAAGGAAGTTGTAGGGATAATAACCGACCGTGACATCCTCGACAAGGTCGTTGCCAGGGGTAAGGATCCCAAGAAAGTCCTTGTGAATGACGTCATGACAGAGAACCCCATAACCATAGAGGATGACTACACGATCCAGGACGCTATCGACAGGATGATGGACAAGGGCATAAGGAGACTACTCGTAACCAGGCTTGGAAAACCCATCGGCTTTGTTACAGCGGCTGACCTTCTCTCGGCCCTCAACAACATGAACAGCGAGGAAGAGGAAGAGACCGAGGAGGAAACAGAGGTTTACGGTATCTGTGAGATATGCGGCCAGTACGGGCCCCTCTACAAGGTCTACATCGAGGGTCAGGAAAAGTGGGTCTGCGAGAGCTGTAAGGACTCCCTCAACCTCTGA